The Suricata suricatta isolate VVHF042 chromosome 13, meerkat_22Aug2017_6uvM2_HiC, whole genome shotgun sequence nucleotide sequence atttctaatgttttttgtaTTGTGGCCAGAGTTGAGATTAGAATATAATTCTTTGGTATTTATTGAGACTGATTCCTTTCctaatgttgtattagtttttcTATATTTCAGTTGGGTTTGAAAATGTCCTCTCATGTCTTAATGCAAAGTTtcatataagtgtgtgtgtgtgtgtgtgtgtgtgtgtgtgtgtattttattgctTCACTTAAGAGTTTAAAGCAGATACTGAATTCTCCCCCTTTTTATTGTAGATtcatctttttcttgtaattttgtCATTATTCATACAGTTTATATTGAACTGTGTGGTAAGATGGAGAAGCTTCAggactattttttctttatgataaatTTCCTGGTAAGGCTTTTTGCTTCAGGATCCTTCTAGCCTGATTTAATCCAAAGAGTGGCTTTCTTTGTGTTAGTGTTTCTGTGGTACATATATTTCCAGTGCATTAATTCCAACACTCTGTGTTACAATTTaggaatttctcttttaaatagaaTATAACGATTGGTTGAATTACTGCTGGCACGAAAGGTGACTTTTAGCATTAGAAAAGAGGTTGTTAATATAATTCTCCACAATATCAATTGATATCTTCCAACTGGTGCCTTTATACCATTTCACATGAACATTTATGCTTCTGATTCTTTTATACtcattatgtgttttttaaatctatgctctaagtattttctctttttttttgatcAACTTTTATGACTTTATTGAGttgatgaaattttctttttttttttaattaacagattTGAAAGTTCTGTATcttgtttctattgtttttatgagtctttctatttttttaaggatgCTTAATTTAACATAGTCTCTACTTAATATCTCTGCAATCCTTCTGAATAATACaaggactttaaaatgtttatctttgattttttaactCGACTCTTCAATGTGattgatgtttaaaatatttttactttgtatttaagTTCTTCAAATtgttgcttttttgaaaaatatttagaaaaagaaaagaaaaatatcaagctAGTGACAATTAGGATTTACCTGCATATTTACCAATTACtttgtttactttgattttttcatTCCATACCTTTCAGTTGAATACAGTTTTTTCTTTGTAGGTTGCTATGCATGGTAAAATTTAGTCCTTGTCCAAAAGtatctttattttggcttttctcttgaAAGATGGTTTAGTTTGGtgcagtttttatttactttccatGAACAGTCTGaagattttattccatttcttttggtctttattCTCATTGATGACATACACATTCCACTAAGAGAAAttcatgtttcattatttttaaataacaataaatattctaATAGAAATGGTATCATGCCATTCTTGACTAACATCCATGGTTCCTTAATGGACACTAACTTTATCCTTAGGATTTCCTTAAATAGACTTGTATCTACATTTCTCATATATTGATTTTAGAAGGTTATTTGCCTTATTTAAGTAATTATTGCAGGTTTATGaaatatagatttaaatgtactttttatatGTGTTAGAATTTAAGGTATACTCTGTACTGTATGGCATactccaaagaaaaaataatgctttgACATTTAAAACTTTGGATCAGAGGCATGAAATTTGTGTTCAGTCATCCTTTCATCACTTTTACCAACAGCCTTCATTATATTGACCAAAATCtcattcccttttaaaaatagtctattgCTTTTAACATGTATATTCAATTGAATCTTGATTACAATGTGCCATAATCattattctttctgcttctggTGTGAAAATATCATTcgcataggaaaagaaaacttcatttttcagCCAGCTTATAGCTTATATTGTTTGAGTAGAACTTGAacctgttaatatttattaaaatttccgATCAGAGATAGCTCTGGAAAATGTGTTTACacaacttgtatttttatttatttttttaaatttacatgtttATCAGTGTTACAAAGTTAGAGGAAATTTTTCCTGTGGATGTATAGCAGTGTTCTCCACTGTGGGATTTTGCTTCTTTGGGACTTGTGGTAGAATCTGGAGACATTATTGGTTGTCGCATTTGAGAgggttgggaggagggagggcagtgctactggcatctagtgtaGAGGCAAGGGGTACTACTCCACATCCTCtaatgcacaggacagcttcCCACAATGGGGAATTATCCAGGTCAAAATACTGATAATGCCAAGACtgagaaattttgaaatagaGGAATTCCATTTCAAGCAAATCTTCTGGAATTAAGGGTCTGGAAGAAGGTGAATTAAAGAATTAATGTTTTAgaacacaattatttttattaggatcatTAAAATTTGACATGCCCTGGGAGCCAGTAGTCTTCCAGAAATAGCTAAAAACAGTAGAATGGATCACGCAGACAAAACATCCTACCAAAgatgtttgcctttttcttttttctcaatatctttcattctgatttttataaatttctgatACATTTCTTCCCTGTCCTTTCTTTGTACCCATTTCccagaaataacaataaaactcTGATTACAGATCATatagaaaattaagtttaatgggaccattaacatttattttaaatttctctctggTTTGAGTTGTAAATAACCTGCTAATAagctttgcctttttaaaatcatattactttttcttaaatgaaatttaaggtAATTTATAAGGGTATCACGTTTGATTTATTCTCTATCCTTGGTTCAGTAAGATTCTATATTGTATCATTCATTCAAGAAGTATGCTCCTGATAAGTttcatgtaaaaattttccaaccttttattatgaaaatgttcaagCATAAAGGAGgactgaaagaattttaaagtgaatGCTCATTTATCCACTGACTAGATACTAACAGTAAGACTTTACTATACTTGCTTATTATgtatctatgatccatttttctccatattctctaCTCTGTCTTCTTAATGCATTTCAAAGCACTTTGTCGACTTCAACACACCTCTCCCTTAGAATGCATATTAATGAGAGTTTATtgttaactagaattaaatatttaagtgcagtttttaaatttaaaatttatataaatgcacaAGGAAATTGTACTCAGNNNNNNNNNNNNNNNNNNNNNNNNNNNNNNNNNNNNNNNNNNNNNNNNNNNNNNNNNNNNNNNNNNNNNNNNNNNNNNNNNNNNNNNNNNNNNNNNNNNNGAAAGAAAGCCTTTTCTACCTGTTCTGCCCACCTGACTGTGGTTATCTTATTCTATGGCTCAGCCCTTTTTATGTACATGAAGCCCAAGTCAAAGGACACTAATACTTCTGATGAGATCATTGGCCTGTCTTATGGAGTGGTAACCCCAATGATGAATCCcctcatctacagcctgaggaataaagaggtgaaagaagcTGTGAAGAAAGTCCTAAGCAGACACCTGAATATACTGAAATCATGAAAGGCCTTAAGGCCTGTGATATCCTAAGTAGAGAACTAGATCTTGTCCTTTCTATTCAAAGACAAGATTCCAAAACCTACTATCCTGACAGCTTGTATGTTTGCAAAGCCAAATTTGGGACTCATTCTTTTCAATATAAAATGCTGATGTAAACCTTCTAAATAGTGCCTTATCTGCTGGGTTTCCATTTATAAGCAGGTCTTCTAATTGCTCCCATGAAGGTCATGTTATGTTCATCAAGATAAATCAATCTATCAACCTAAatctttctcaatttctttttccctgtctctttgtctctctctcatctcctttctcttttctcactccaactttcctctctcctccatgtatttcatttatcctcctttctctcccttctcagtGTCTTTAAAGTAGACATCTGTTGCTTTTGTTATGCAACAACCCTGCATAATGTCACTATACAGTTTGCAGATCTACACAATACAtaggaatattataaatatttttcttttgaggaacCAACAGTCCCCCACTCTCAGTCCATGTTTAACAGGGTGGGACTGTCTCAACCTTCTGAAACTTAGGGTAAGCATGGAAACAAGACTTGCCAAACATTAActaattagctttttaaaagtttatatccTTAGTCATACTGGTTGCTTAGTTTAGCAAGTGACCTAAGTCAGGCTAATCAGATACAATCCAAGAGCCCTGCCccagtgtcaaaaaaaaaaaaaagttattttctctgTAATGATCTCTCAATTAGTAGAATGTAAACCAAGAACTCCTGCTGATCATCCTTGTCAATATgccagagagactgagaaagtaGAGCTGATATAAAGAATGTGCCTGATAATGCCATTCTAACTCTCGAAACCAATGATGGCTACAATCAGACTCGTCTCTGTACAGTTTATTTATATGAATCAAATTAGCACTTTATGCAAAACTAATTTCAATTAGATTTCACCGCATACATCCATATACATCCTAGTTACCATATTCCCTTGCCTCACATCTCCGTCTGCTTATGGAGGACATAGTCAAGCTCAAAAGCAGAGAATGGAATGGTGGGTaacaggagcaggaaggagaggaaattagGGAGCTGNNNNNNNNNNNNNNNNNNNNNNNNNNNNNNNNNNNNNNNNNNNNNNNNNNNNNNNNNNNNNNNNNNNNNNNNNNNNNNNNNNNNNNNNNNNNNNNNNNNNgcttctttcacctctttattcctcaggctgtagatgaggGGATTCATCATTGGGGTTACCACTCCATAAGACAGGCCAATGATCTCATCAGAAGTATTAGTGTCCTTTGACTTGGGCTTCATGTACATAAAAAGGGCTGAGCCATAGAATAAGATAACCACAGTCAGGTGGGCAGAACAGGTAGAAAaggctttctttctcccttcagcaGAATTAATTCTCAGGATGGAAGTGAGaataaaaacataggaaatgaaaatcaatagCAGAGGAATTACCAATATAAGCATATTTGTCATTGTCATGATAATCACATTGATGGTGATATCTGAACATACGAGTTTAAGAATGGCCAGGATCTCACAGGTAATATGATCAATGACATTATTCCCACAGAAAGGCAATATCATTGCCATGACTGTTTGCAGTAGGGAGGTCAGACAACCTATGATCCAAGACCAAGCAGCCATGTGCACATAGAGCACCCTGTGTATGATGATGGGGTACCTCAGtgggttgcagatggccacatatcGATCATAGGCCATCATAGCCAAGAGGACACACTCAGTGGAGCCCAACCCAAGGGAGACAACCATCTGCAGAGCACAGCCCATGAAGGAGATAGATTTTCTCCCAGACTTAAATATCATAAGCATCTGGGGAATGGATGATGATGTGTAGCAGATGTCCAAGAATGAGAGGTTCccgaggaagaagtacatgggggtgtggaggcgaGAATCCAatatgatgatgacaatgaggaGGCTATTTCCCAGCAGGATTATCACATACATGATGAGGCAGAGCGTGAACAGAAGAAGCTGGAGCTCTGGGTATTTGGAAAGTCCCACCAGAAAGAATTCTGTCACAGCTGAAGTATTCCCCATCTTCATGTGTCCATGTCACATTCAGTGTTTAGAAAAGGATAAGAatcagggaaatttaaatttataatattgattttttGTAGACCTTTCCAGTATTCCATTTGATTGTTGAAACACTCCTAGGAATCAAAAAAGTAGTGACATCGTATTAGTTTTATTGATGATGGATGATAGTGAGTCTCTGAGAAATCAAAACATCTGAGGACTACACAGCAGCATTGTGAAGGCTATTAATACCCCAAGAGTTTAACTGGGAAGTGCCAGGTAAAATTTAGGACAAACTACATTCAAATGTAGATACAAAAGATGTCTTTATTAAtggaaaaatttatattaaagctATGTTCTGATGAAGcataactttatttaaaagattaGATAGATCTAGCACAATATCATTTAATCTGGATATATCttaataaagttttcattttttcagagtCTCAGGTAGTGAATAGTAAACTGGAAGAAGGCAATAATTATTGTCGAGGTCTTCTTCAATTAACTTGAATAAAAACTGTTAGGTACCTAGAACAATGAGTGGTTCcaacattgtatatatatgatatataattatacTTACTCTATGTAATATAGcgatattaaatgtatatttacatatatatgaagaTGAAAGAAGACTAGTTTTTTCTCTGTTCAAAAACAGTCCAGCATGGGTGTGGGGGAGCATTTCTTAGAATTTAcatcaaaataagagaaaatagaaaaaataacctCACCAGAAACATCAAATCAACCCAACAGGTAGGCCTATCTGAACTTCTGCAGTTACCTTTGCTTTCActtttgccatttcttcttctataaaaatGTCAaggtagggtttttttcttcatgatcttCATTGGCAAACCtacaaaaaagcattttaatagtGAAATATAATCTGTCTAAAACAATGTGTGAGCTATGCAAGATAACTTCCAAGAAAGGTCCTCCAACTCCTCCTCCATTCATATTGTTAGCACTTCATTCTTCCAATATAGAATTCTGGAGGTACCACTAATAACCCACATGCTCTGCAATGGTCATGCTATTTTTCTTGGTGTCCCCATAGTACATTCTTCCTTATTCATGTATACATGTTGCTTTATTAACTAGAAGGGAACCACCTAACATAGACATCACCTTTTCTAGAAAAGCAATCTCACCTCCTTTTATGAGGAGGATACCCTTTTCATGTATTGTTACAGCATTCTGTACTTAACGTCTCTCATtgaatgcttcattttttaatctttacaactcAAACTTTGCCTTATGTACTGTGGTAGGTAACAGAGAACCCATTATGAgaacttgtttttcaaaatggaagcTGGATACAGAATCCTTATGAGAgttattttaagcttttaagaAACAATTTCTGTGCTGTATTACATTTCAATAGGAAAAAACACATGGGACATTTTACAAAAACGTTTTCTCAAACAAAATAGCCTATTATTCTATCAAGGGTAGAACAAAACTCTAGATCAATATTActtatgcatgtatatatatatatatatatatatatatatactagtaAATAAGGGACATCCATACTGTCTACCAAAgtgatataatttatttcatgaattaaTGAAATTTCAAATTGATACTTGAAAATGTATCAATAAAATACACTAAACAAGTAGGCAAAAAACTAAAACACGTGGTCTTCTAACAGATgccaaaaaaatatttgatagcaTATGATACTATTTACTCAGtaaatcccttagaaatatagATATGGGGGGATACATAATTAAGATAGTAAAGATCATCTCGCTCAAATAATTGGGCCACATAATTCAAAATGGTGAAACTCTGGAGTGTATTTGTAAAAATAGTCAAAGATTGGTATTGgcactattgttattatttaacttctttttctattctgaatgatccACTTAatagaatagaatgaaataaacaaCATTTCATGTCCTTTCATGATTCTAGTTTGGTTAGGATTTGAACAGTtgcagcatttcttttttgttcctagAAGTCTGGTTTATGTTGATCATAGGTCGTTCTATATTTGTGAGAAAATATACCTTCATGtattatataaacaataaaaattatattcttggGGAGAAGagtaaatggaaaggaaaatgctCATGGTATAATGTTACATTAAATAGGAAGTTTCATAACAGTATAAATGATCAGATTTTGTATATATGCTGCTGAAAATGCCACAGCAAAATATTAACTAGTTTTCTCTGAAATGCAGTATTTGGAAGCATTATTAATATTCTGTATTTGTCTTAATAATTCCAAATTATTCTCTCATTCTCCAAATTTTCAAAACatgaagaatatgtattttatgaCTATAAACatctgaagtatttaaaaatcctcaacaatataGTAGCAAACTCAATACAGGAAtacgttaaaaaataatttatcactatcaagtggaattcattcccaGGATGAAATGTTTATTCCCAagtttaatattcacaacaatCAATGCTTTATATCCCATCAATattagaaaggataaaaacactatgatcatttcaatagacacaggaaaagcatttgagaagTACCACCATTCACGATAAATACCCTCAACAAAGTatgtttagagggaacataccttaacacaacaaaggccttatatgaaaaacctaaGGCTAGCATCATTCTCAATGGCAAAAAGAGAGCTTTTCCCCAAAGGTCTGGAATAAGACAAGattgtccactctcactacttttattcaacatagtactggaagtcctcacCACAGCAATTAGATAACAGagaataaaagccatccaaattgctaaagaaaaagtaaaactttcactctttgagATGACATAATAGTATATACAGAAAACCTTAAAAGACTACATGAAAAACTACTAGAAgtgataagtgaattcagtaaagtcagagaatacaaaatcaatgtacagaaatctgctgcattaaaatttttttaatgtttattttgagggagagtgagcatgagcagggtatgggcaagagagagggg carries:
- the LOC115276847 gene encoding olfactory receptor 13D1-like → MKMGNTSAVTEFFLVGLSKYPELQLLLFTLCLIMYVIILLGNSLLIVIIILDSRLHTPMYFFLGNLSFLDICYTSSSIPQMLMIFKSGRKSISFMGCALQMVVSLGLGSTECVLLAMMAYDRYVAICNPLRYPIIIHRVLYVHMAAWSWIIGCLTSLLQTVMAMILPFCGNNVIDHITCEILAILKLVCSDITINVIIMTMTNMLILVIPLLLIFISYVFILTSILRINSAEGRKKAFSTCSAHLTVVILFYGSALFMYMKPKSKDTNTSDEIIGLSYGVVTPMMNPLIYSLRNKEVKEMMANGEDTSNEQAFGMR